A part of Larkinella insperata genomic DNA contains:
- a CDS encoding glycosyltransferase family 2 protein: protein MKLSVVIPAYNEQESIPETLRSLYQTLSKHGIPHEICVTNDNSKDQTAQVLEQLTYEIPTLVYYTNPGPNGFGYAVRYGLERFKGDCVAVFMADMSDDPEDLVKFYNKMLEGDYDCVFGSRWNKGGKVIDYPELKKVINRVANFIVRIMMGIRYNDTTNAFKLYKRETMEGLKPFLSPHFNLTVELPLKAIVRGYSYAVVPNSWTNRKYGESKLKIKEMGSRYFFILLYCLIEKFFSQGDFRKKTKPAAPVSR from the coding sequence ATGAAATTAAGCGTAGTTATTCCGGCCTACAACGAGCAGGAATCCATTCCTGAAACGTTGCGGTCTCTGTACCAGACCTTGTCTAAACACGGTATTCCGCACGAAATCTGCGTTACTAATGATAATTCCAAAGACCAGACCGCGCAGGTGCTGGAACAGTTGACGTACGAAATTCCGACGCTGGTTTATTACACCAATCCGGGTCCAAACGGTTTTGGGTACGCCGTCCGCTACGGTCTGGAACGGTTCAAGGGCGATTGTGTGGCCGTATTCATGGCCGATATGTCCGACGATCCGGAGGATCTGGTCAAGTTTTACAACAAAATGCTCGAGGGCGACTACGACTGCGTTTTCGGCAGCCGGTGGAACAAGGGCGGTAAGGTAATCGACTATCCTGAGTTAAAGAAAGTTATCAACCGGGTGGCCAACTTCATCGTCCGGATCATGATGGGGATTCGCTACAACGATACGACCAACGCCTTTAAACTCTACAAACGGGAAACGATGGAGGGTCTGAAGCCGTTTCTGTCGCCCCACTTCAACCTAACGGTGGAATTACCCCTGAAAGCAATCGTACGGGGCTACAGTTACGCCGTGGTTCCCAATAGCTGGACCAACCGGAAATACGGCGAATCCAAGCTGAAAATCAAGGAAATGGGCAGCCGCTACTTCTTTATTCTGCTGTATTGCCTGATTGAGAAGTTCTTCTCGCAGGGTGATTTCCGCAAAAAGACCAAACCTGCAGCACCGGTAAGCCGGTAA